caggagttggaggttgctgtgagctaggctgacgccacggcactctagcctgggcaacagagtaagagtctgtctcaaataaaataaaataaaatgtgcctGATTGGTAATGGGTGGTGAGTATCAATAATAGAATCTTTGATTTCTTGGATTGCTGAGCCCTGCATCTCCTTCTGCTCTCTCCCTAGGACAACCATCATAGTTGAAATCAGTATTTAAATATTCTGTATACAGAGTACCAGAAAATAATATGAGATTTGGGGATGAAAATAGTATGTTAAACTATGTAATGGAACTCATTGAGTGTCTCTGTCCAGCTTCTCCCCCTATAGGAAGCTCCGGTGCAACAGTGAGCACAGCGGAGGTGGGCAGTGGCTCTTCCGCAGAGGCAGAGCGTGAGAACCAACCTTCCCAGCACCGGCTTTATCCAGAGGCCAGGATTTGACACAGGGCTGCACCCCTTATGAGCAGCATGAAattggggaagttacttaacttctcagaTCCTCACCTTCTTCATCggtaaaatgtggaaaataacaGTGTCTGACTAATAAGGTTGTCATGCGGCTTAAAGACATAATGCCTTAGCTCAGGATATAACACTCAACGCAGGGCTTCGCATATAATAAAGGCCCAATAAATACCTGCTATTAAAAACCataacaggccgggcgcggcggctcacacctgtcatcctagcactctgggaggccgaggggggaggatcgtttgagttcaggagttcgagaccagcctgagcaagagcgagatcccgtctctactaaaaatagaaagaaatgagccaaacaactaaaatatatacaaaaaaattagccgggcatggtggtgcacgcctgtagtcccagctactcgggaggctgaggcagaaggatcacctgagcccaggagtttgaggttgctgtgagcgaggctgacgccacggcactctagcccggggaacagagtgagactttgtctcaaaaaaaaaaaaaaaaaaccaaaaaaccgtAACAAAAGAAGTCAAATATGTGCATGGACAACACAGAAACCCAAACAAAGACAACCACAGCCAACTTTTTACATACTGAAACACAAAAGCATTAAATAACTGTTTATTGACATCATATTACAGACACATTATATCATATGTAAGTATTACAGCAAATTCTATATAACAAAGATTTATAAACAAATACTGAGCAAGGTTGCTGTGGTGTAGTATACAACACCCTTAAAATGGGAATGTTCTACACAGTAAGAGGAACTTAGCAACATGTTGTCAATTGCTAATATTTGTCTTCTGTCTCTAGCACTCCGTATTTATCCATGTCAAAGACAATTTGTTTATAAATGCCCAGGCCAAGACTGAATATACTTCACTTTCCCATGTTATGAATGTACTCATCCTGTATTCTATTCTGGCGAAATTCTAGTCCACTAACCAGCACTCGAGGTCACAACCATGCAGGTGGACACAGAGAGAGGCATACATTTGGAGCCAGATGGAACTGAGTTTAAATTCCAGCTCCACCTTGTATTAACTTTTTGAGcacattatataatttctttgttcttcagattcctcatctgttcaaTGAGAATACAATGATGTCTTCATCTCATGGTTGTTATGAGGAGTGACTACCTGCATCTCAAATGCCTGGCACTCAGGATGTGCTTAAAGGTTGCTGGTTTCCCTGCCTTTCCCAAAAGGAATCTTAGAGATCATCAcccttctcattttacaaatgagaaaacacaggtccactgaagtttaaaaaaaaaatgccaaaagtcCCATTTCTGCAGTCTTTCCACTGCTATCTTTCTCTTATTAGCTTGCTTAACTtcagtaaagaagaaaaagtggaataaaaaggattcttttcctcttttcaatATAGGTAAGCCACCAAGAGACTTTTAAAGTAGGAGTGAGTTTCATGAAAGGTAGTAAGTAGTCTAAGAACTGTTTTAAATCCTCAGAGATATTAAAAACAGAAGTTCTGTTCTTCCAAGATTTCCATAGCAGAACATAAGTATTCTGTATGCTTTGGCAACAAAAATTCCAGAGCTGAGTATTTATCTGTGCATTTTAACTCAGGCCTCCTGGAATGCTTGCCCGTGGAGTTGGCAAAGGAGCCGGCGTTCAGTATTTAGAGCAGTCGGCTCTGCTCAGCACACAGCTGTACTGGAAGGACAGCTCTCTGCCATGAGTCAACAGAACTTGCACAGAATGCAATTGAAATGCAAATGCTGCTTTCGTATCTGTCTTCTTTTTCCATACCTGAAGATGACCCGGGCACAGCCCGGGAGAACCTGTGCCATGTGCACAGCTCGGCCTCTGCAGCTGAGGAAGCATGGCAGCTCCACTCCGCAGGAAGGAGAAATCCCATGCTGCCATTTTAAAATAGTCCACCAAAAGcttctgttatttctttaaaaacatgtttttaaaatgacattttaccataataaaactGGTTGAATTTTACTGGGCTATTTAAAACATGTGTATATGCTTGTTTGTCTCTCTCATTCGAAGTTCTTACTATACCCAGAGAAAGCAAGCAGCGGCGACTATGGCTGTGGCTCCCTGTGGCTGCTGGGATACGCGGACACTCGGCCACATTTCTGACCACACCGGTTGTTCTCACCCAACTGCCCAGAAAGCAGCCGGTGCCTGTTGCCGTAGCTACGGAACTGCTAGGCCACAGTCTGGTTACGTCCGCCATGTGGACCTGCAGAGGAGCGTGGACCGGGCCAGACAAATCAGAACCACTCGCCTGTGGTTCTCCAGGGCAGCACGATGCTTCTAGCAACCGCGTGTTGGTCCAGCACCGTGGAAACGTCCCAGCCTGCCCGGTGACGGTGACCGATGTATTGATCCTGTCGCACAGGCCTGAGTTCATTTTATGGGAAGGGAGGAGACGGAACAGTCAAACTTCTGTGCCTGTTATGGATTCATGTACTTGCTTCTGTTTATTATAAACCATTTCTCTCAGAAGCAAAATTCTGTCAGAGTTATAATTAAATTTGTGCATTTTGGGTTTTTGTCAAGTACACCTTAAAACAACTGTGTATGTGATTCTGTTCTACCCTCTTTACACCAGTTGGAAGGATTATACCAAAAGGCAATTACAAACGAGAACTAGATCTTTGCTTATTTCCAAATCATGGCAATTTGGTGGGATAGTAATGTCGGCAGGTATGCACAGAAGGGAGAGACGGCAACATTTTTAAACTGTCCCTTAAAACTTATCAGTTTCAGATAATATTggactcaaaaacaaaacaacacatttATCACATCTCTTAGTTGTAAGAAGGTTATTTTCTTCTAGACTGTTCTGTCTCGATCTCACCGCCCATAACCAGAACGGATCTTCTCTGACCTCTGTTTTGTACCTTTGTTTCAGTTCAAAAACTTATTACCCACTGTGAAGAGTCTTCAAGCCTGACTACATCCTGAGAGGCTGATGCAGGCCCTGGCTCAGAGTCTCTAGACTACACTCCTAGCAAGTTTCAGGAAAACCGTACACTTTCCTGAATGTTCTCCTCTGTAGCATAAAGGGATGATGAGTTACATTCTGGGACTTcactcttatttctcttttttaatggtCTTTCACTAGGACTCAGTGTCCTTCCCTACCCcgcccgcctcccctccccctgggaTGGCTGAACCGCCCTGTCTCTGTGAGGATCTATGTAATGGCTACATGACACGCAACTGTGCCTCAGACCTTGGACTCTTCAATCCTGAaccaattatttttctgtgatgGAGATCGACAGCCTTTTATTACCTTTGCACTttgaaagaatctttaaaaacatctttgaaaGAGGTCTACGAGTGATCTGGGCAGCCACTCTAAATGACTTTCTTTCTAAACTTTGATTGCTAAGTTTGCTTCACAGAGGTTGGGAAGGAGGAATGTAAAGAGACATGAAGGAAATCTTACCCAGATGCATGACCGATGTCTGTCAGTGGGATATGATTTTAATAGGTCAAGTGTTTCCGTGTACGGTTGCGTGTAGGACAGAATCCAAAACCTTCGTGAAATCTGGCTGTATTAGATCTCTCACTTCTCCTGAGCTCTCAGAGCAAGAAATTAGATGAAACTACACTTCTCTGCACACTCCACCCCCTTTCCTTGCTCTCCTTTTCCCCACTTCCCACTTTCTAAATAAAGGTCCAAATCCAAGCTGCTGTGTGTTTTCTTGTCCAGAACCCTCTGGAGAAACACGATGGTGAGTGTGCCCCGATGCTCCCAGGTCCCCTGGGCACTTACAAACACAGGACGGCTGTGGCTGCTCGGCTTGGCCCGGGGGAGTGACCCAAAAGGCAAGTCCCCAGCCCacttcctctctgtcccaccGTGTCTAAGTGGGGAAGCCAGTGGCTGGGGAGGCTCCCACTGACCTGTTGTCCACGTGAGAtgctagtttttgttttgtttctctccaCAGCCAACCAGCGAACAGAGACGGAAAAGCAGACTCTAGGTGAACAGTTGCAGGCTTTCTAGAGTGAAGAAGCGCTCAGAATGAAGTCCTAGGTGAATGTTAAACTGGGAGTAAAGGAATCTGCGTTCGAATCTTAATTGAACCTCaatttctcacctgtaaaatgagatagAACTAGATGGTCTTCAGAAGGGAGTGATAATGTATTGGAAGGGATTGCTGGGCTGGGCTCAGGACCATCGAACCCTTGAATTGTATGCAAAactgtgcatgtgtatgtgtgtgcatgggtgtgcatgtatgtgtgtgtatgcatgcacataGTTTCACTGAGAATCACATCATTAAGAATCATTAACCTTTTCCAAACTCTGAAGTTCAcctgtgtaattttttaaaaattgaagtctCCTCATTTGGCTCTTCGGGATAccacaattataatttttcacattatgagtaatgaaaataaatgctttcaGCACTAATCCttcaatatatgtttaaaaaatcaatctAGGCATTGATTATGAAGTAATTTAACTACGAAAATAATCTGCTATCATTTTTTATAGACTctgaatagttttagatttaaaaaaaaacaaggcttAAATCATTAAAGCAATTGACTAATAATTGTACAGCCTCAAGTCTCTGTGTGCATGCAAACCTAGGTCAGAAATACTTTGTGCctctaaaaataacaaaatgaccaaaaccaaaacatttctatccccgtaatattctgaaattaaaaaaaaagaatttaaaacggTACAGCCATTCTGgagaaataaataactaaatagatACTTCTACAACCATCATGGCAGAcgaaaaaattttcttaaaagtttgaAGTGGTCAGTTATGGGTAATACACATTCTTAGGAAAATCTGATATGGTCTTGAAGAAtaagttactttgaaatattaagtAACACAAAAAGTTtacttctttttgaaaaataatccacAAGTGACCTTTTAGATCAAGAATTGGTGATTTATATTCTGGTCAGGATTTTGGAGGCTGGGCAATGCCATTATTTAGCTGTTTCAActatgagaatatttttattcttatttctctggtctttaatttattttttgtatctgaaaaataaagatagtAAACTAAATGTCCTCAAAGAGCCTTCCCTCCCCAGTGACACATGCCCATACTTGGGACGTTAAAGGCCCTGCCCTCAATATAGCTGTCCTGGCGCTTAACGTACACGAGGTGGCACTTTCATACTATAATACCTCCTTTCTGGTTCTTTTGTTGGTTAAGaacaaggttttcttttttttttttctttgtccccaGTTTAATTGAATGCTCCTAAAATCTAAACATATCAGTAAACGAGAGagctttatttttaacagcttttcccttttcttgatGAGTGATAAAAGTTTCACaatgtgtatttcattttttcaataattttaaaaaggcaaatttcaCTGGGGCCATGAAAGAATTCTTGGATTGATCCAGACTACGTAGAAACCACCACCACAGTTGGCTAAAAAGTAAAAGCTTGGTTCAACTGACCTGGCCTGGATCCCAGGCACTAAGCAGTATCTGAGAGTTCAGGCTGTCACCTTCCAAAGCTGCAGTAACTCTTTGATTCACTAGAGTCCCATCTAGCGCCTCGTTCTGCAATAATATATATGCAAGTATTAATACCACGAGAAAGCTGATTCTCTCTCATGGGCACCACATTCGTAACTCAGGACAGAACATCTCTGGGACGTTGCCAATCTCAGTCTGTCTTTCTAAGTCGGTTAGTTACGTGACCACTGGGTAcctattatttatcttttagaaatttcttttagGTGTCATTACTGTTTTGTACCGATGGAGTCAGTTTTGTTTAGACATCTTCACACTGAGGAGCTGGATGCTTTGACGGGGAATATTTAAGGGGAATAAGGCAACAGAGCACATTCGTCAGGACCACGACTCACACCACCTTCGCTGTCATGACTCTGTACCCCACAGGAATGCCCCTGCGGGACGCTCACCACATGGAACATGGCACCAGCATCCAGGGGACAGTATAGAGGCTACGGGACTACACCTGTCCCCACTTGTAGTCACAGTACTTTATAATCTAGAGTCACAGAGTTTTACAAAGGAATAGCCTCTTACCATAGAAGCTATCTAACAATGTCATCTTATCCAACTTTGTTGCCACCTAGTTTTATAGACGGGAAAGAGATAGTAAGAGATAACAGATTTTCTTAAAGTCATATTGTTTTTAGTGATTACAAATTCCAGACTTTTCTGAATCCTGGTCCCATGTTCTCACGACACTTCATGATTGATGGATAGAACCTATGGAGAATGAAACTACCTAAAATTGCTCTTTTTATAGTCTCTGATAGATTCTGTCATTACTTGCCTAAATTGTTTCTTACAcctaaattgttttttttaaaaatccatgaaaaGTCAACATCACAAATAGAAGactgttaattttataaaacagcaGCTTTTGTAGCTTTCTTGGTACCGATCAAAGTCCTAACTGGTGGTTGCTACGTGGCTTCAGCtggagattaaaataaatattttgctaacATTCAAGCAGATGGAAAATACTTGGACTATCTCAATTTTTTACTGAATATAAATGCGTAAAGTGGGACAGATTTTAGGTTGCTGAGGACGATGTGTTGAACACCCACAGAGTGACAGCGTTGGCCTGTCCTGCTCTTTCACAGAGTCCATCATAACTCTCCCAGCTCTCAGCAGGGCTGGCTTCTAGTCAGTCTCACAACTGTATCTAATGCCAAAGGAACTTTCAAGAGATACATCATCcctttttaactattaaaaaagGGTCCACTTTGGTGCCAAATTACAGAAAGGTGCAGTTTCAGGGACAGATTAGAAATTGAACACACCAAGGTAGCTGCTTGGGAAAACGAACAGTATATAATctaatatctttaattttatgtACATGAATATAATGTATGTCGACTTTGTACATGAGATACATACAGTATTTAAACATTTGACTCAACAAATAAGAATTTACAAATAGCAATATAGCTGACTAAAGGGCTGTCCACTTAATAATACTTAGGTTAGATCTGTGCTTTAACGGGAAAAGAATTTAATAGTTTACAATCATAGAAACGACATTCAAAACaagactttataaaataatttatatatattctagCATCTATAGAGAGGAATGATTTGCATTTATGAATGTGTGCAAGGAATggcatattttaaacttttaggtaataaaataatttaggagCAGTTCATGCAAGTGGTCAAAGCAAGGGACGGCAGTTCTTTCCAGAAGCCTCTTTGACACCGGCGGCCTCAGACGCACACTCGGTTCCACACCAGAACGAGCCTCCTCCGACAGCGACGTCCATAAACACCAGCACACGCGCCGGCGTCCTTCCCTCCAGAGCACGAGCACAACTTCTCTCAGCTGTGGGAGCAGTCGGTTCACGCTTAAAGTGATTTCATGTCCCTCCGGGAGTTCCACGCAATACGTCCCTGGAACGAGGTGACTAGCAGAACTTCCTGGTCTTCACCACCTTGCCCTGGTACTTCGCAGAGTGCCCGCCGTGCCCTACGACATAAACATCCAGCAAGTACGACCTGCCGGGCTGAAGACCTCGGACGGTTTCCGTGGTCACCGCTTTCTGTAGGTTTTGACTGTGGAAATACTTACAGAGGACCTTTTCCGATTTCTTCCTGGTGTCGGGTCCTAGGCATTGGTTTTGCTCTCTTTTCTTCTGGTCTTCATTGTAGCTCTCATCCACTTCTTTTTTGTAGATGCAAAACTTATTCCTTTCCTGCGTGCCCAGCCAAGCCACAGTGGCCGAGGAACAGGTGCGGAGCCTGTCGAAGGCTTTGATGCGGGTGTCTTCGGGCAGGGAGGGAAATGCCTGCTTGCCGGGCCTGGTGGTGGCCAGTATCTTCAACACAGACGCTCCTTTCTTGTTTCCCTTCAGCCGGATGAGATATTTGGCTTTAGGCTTTCCTCTCAGCTGGAACTGGCGGATGCCTTCCACGTCCTGAGACAGAAGGAGCTTCCCATCTCTTCTCACTTGGATTTGGACCGTGTCCAGACAAGAGTGAACAAAGAAGGTGACTTTCTGGTGAGAGGAGACTGGAGCAAACCGTAGAAACTTTGCTCCCTTCCTTTTAACAAATACATCTGCGACTTTCCCATCTTTTAGCTCCACTGTCTTCTGTTTAGCTTCTTCCTTGGTCCTGGCGAAGGTGCCCACGTACGCAGTGCTTGTGTTGCTGTAGCTGTTGACCACAAAGACGTCAAAGTAGTGCTGCGTGTCGGGCTTCAGGTCAGAGATGGTGAAGATGTTCTTGTTTCCTATGCAGATTTTCTGAATGTCCACCTTGGGCCTCGAGTGGAGCTGGCGCCCCAGCTTCGCAGACGGCTTTGCGAGGAAGCTGCGTTCTTTGCCCGAACTATCCGACGGAAACCCAAAGTGGGCAAAGTCAAAGGGGCTGAAGTCCAGACCAGGTTTGGGTGCCATCATGAAAGCGTCGTCCGCGCTCAGTTTTGCCTCCACGGCACAGAGACTTTTGAAGTTGTGCTCTTTGTTGATGACCACGCAGTACTGGATGGGCTGTTTCAGCAGAGAGGCCGTGGGGCTCGGCTTCCAGGCCAGCGTGACCGTGGTGCGCCCCAGGGAGGTGACGTCCACTCTCGGGTCGTACGGCAATTCGGGGTACGGCTGGTCAGACTCTGGCGTGGTGGTGGCATAGACTTTGAAATGTGTGTCTTTCTCTGTGGAAAGAAGCTCTAGCTGATACAAGCCAGACGGGGAGCTGGAAGATATAAAACACTCTACGTCATTGCCTTTGTAGGAGAATAGCTCGGTGCCTTTCTCTGGAATGatctgctgcttctgctgctcgAGAGGCTCCGGATCACCTGGAAGACACGAGAGAAGCACAGGCTACGGGTCAGGGCACACACTGCGGCTCCCAGCCTTCAGTCGTGGTTTGAGTTTATCTTACTTTTTTCCATTATGAAAATAATCCATGTTCCTAGCAGAAAACTGGGAAATAGGGGAAAATTaacaagataaaaaaattatccgTTAATTCATTATCCAGAGACCGTCCTTTATTGACACTTTGTTTCCATCCGGTCTTTTCCTTTACACACGTTCTGTGCAATTGATattattctctctcatttttctctgtAACTTGGTAACATTTGTTCCCAGGCATATCTGTACTCAGATAAACTTCCAGTTTTTGAATCTTGTTTTTCGTAGCTAATATGATATCATAAAAATAATCCTGTTAGCCAATTTCTGACCATTATAAATAGTGCTCTTATATATGTGTAAGGATTTTTCCAGAATCCAATTTGTGGAAATTTTAAGGCCAAAGATTGTCAACTTTTTAGAAATTGTTAGTCCTGTCGATCTGCTTACCAAAAGGATGCTATCAGTCTGCATTTTGATAGGTATCCACTTCACTAATTTCACTATTGTTGAGCAGACTAGAAAACCtgattaaaatacagattctaaaGCATCAGTAAGAATGTCTAATGCTCAGCATCTAGACTACGTGCCCAGGCGTAACACAGGGAAAGTACTGAAGCCAAACCAGTGTTTTCTGTCTTTGTCACTGTTCACGTCAGATACTGCACTGATGTCAGTGTGAAGGTAAGTTTGTAAGCCCAGGTGAAGGATGGCAGCCAGTGTGGGGACAAACCTTTTCCAGCCTGTCACTGCAGACCGAAAGTGAGATGTGCGGAAGTTTATACTTCCCAACACCATCATCACACGGCTATGCTAACACAGGACTCATTTTCCACACCTCAGTCTCATCACCCCACACGGGACTCCCACCATCTTCTCCATGCGGATGCTCACTCTTCCCCGTGAGCACCAGAGCTTGCCGGCATCCTCCGCAGGGCAAAGCTCTTAAGTCACCAAGCCTTCGCCTTTCAGCTACGACGCCTTGGCAGGGACAGCCCCACGCCAGGGCCCACACAGACTCTTTCCGTTTCCTTTATATCTTGTTTTTTCGCTCTCCATCACCTGCATCTTCTTTAAAAGCTTAACCCACTCCGCCTACTGACTGTCTTTTCTGCTAAATGCCTCTCCGCTTCCGTTCCCACCCTTTGAGTTGTGACAGCACAGACTTTGAAATGTGTGTCTTTTCTCTGTCGAGAGGTCAGAGGTCTTAACCTTGGCTGCATATTAGTATCAGCGGGGGGCGGGGCATAAAAATCCCAGTGTCCAGCCCACACCCCAGGTCAGTTCAATCAGCACCTCTAAGAGCATCAGCAGCAATTCTGAAAGCCCTCGACGTGGCCTGACTGTTCAGGCCAGACTGGAAACCACAGCCACAGAGGCTAGTCCaaacctccccttcccctcagccCTCAGTCCCCCTGCCTGTCTCTCTTAACTTTTTACTACACCAAGATCAATGTCATCTGACGCTGTCTCCCCATCACCCGCTACATTATCTCCACCTCAAAATCTCCGGCTTtggctgggccgggcgcggtggctcacgcctgtcatcccagcactctgggaggccgaggcgggaggatcgctcgaggtcaggagtttgagacgagcctgagcaagagcgagaccccgtctctactaaaaatagaaagaaattatctggacaactaaaatatgtatagaaaaaaaattatccgggcatggtggcacatgcctgtagtctcagctactcgggaggctgaggcaggaggatcgcttgagcccaggagtctgaggttgctgtgagtgaggctgatgccacagcactcactctagcccaggcaacaaagtgagactctgt
The DNA window shown above is from Lemur catta isolate mLemCat1 chromosome 26, mLemCat1.pri, whole genome shotgun sequence and carries:
- the NDNF gene encoding protein NDNF; this encodes MALLRCCLLWLLLPVGCGTQKLPTRDEELFQMQIRDKAFFHDSSVIPDGAEISSYLFRDTLKRYFFVVEEDNTPLSVTVTPCDAPLEWKLSLQELPEETSGEGSGDPEPLEQQKQQIIPEKGTELFSYKGNDVECFISSSSPSGLYQLELLSTEKDTHFKVYATTTPESDQPYPELPYDPRVDVTSLGRTTVTLAWKPSPTASLLKQPIQYCVVINKEHNFKSLCAVEAKLSADDAFMMAPKPGLDFSPFDFAHFGFPSDSSGKERSFLAKPSAKLGRQLHSRPKVDIQKICIGNKNIFTISDLKPDTQHYFDVFVVNSYSNTSTAYVGTFARTKEEAKQKTVELKDGKVADVFVKRKGAKFLRFAPVSSHQKVTFFVHSCLDTVQIQVRRDGKLLLSQDVEGIRQFQLRGKPKAKYLIRLKGNKKGASVLKILATTRPGKQAFPSLPEDTRIKAFDRLRTCSSATVAWLGTQERNKFCIYKKEVDESYNEDQKKREQNQCLGPDTRKKSEKVLCKYFHSQNLQKAVTTETVRGLQPGRSYLLDVYVVGHGGHSAKYQGKVVKTRKFC